The proteins below are encoded in one region of Apium graveolens cultivar Ventura chromosome 4, ASM990537v1, whole genome shotgun sequence:
- the LOC141718545 gene encoding uncharacterized protein LOC141718545 yields the protein MQLFQLPVFLIIGLCSCFSLAPQFLASVATPTENSVYKLAVADLLSPTQEDHTSPIPKLQKAVPAFGRINTFATYAIVVITVLNIVMYKLKHSHEEYHRESNIQPPSSFENQWRLFSIREILLATHNFDENLFLGRGGFGKVYKGILIDGAMTTVAVKRLNSKSRQGAREFWTEIEMLSNIRHSHIVSLIGYCNENHEMILVYEYMPHGTLSDHLYKNSRNGSVAFQPLSWEQRLKICVGAARGLDYLHTGTGLQKRVIHRDVKSSNILLDEHWEAKVSDFGLSKIGPANQSCSHVSTNVKGTPGYMDPEYFLTHRLTRKSDVYAFGVVLFEVLCGRRALDLKIDKDQRALAQYAHRCIQEGTIDQIIDSSLRGQISKDCLQVFVDIGDQCLHYQQRKRPTMSDVVAKLEFAMELVKKTESSIDYAFPRDTRRVDDHQENNDTVGVVENLEDDVGLVLCNQEDDAVVVVENQRNFPSLKKRDKGVLKFVARKMFKAILVVRRGKKNIAGQNTDDGISSSSRPTYPESFTNGRTLSTESSSAIIRLSEETHIPQFSFLKIQAATNSFHAGLVLTYGHQGMVFKGHLDSEEVVIKQLILTSQRRRYQSFRNEILHSKVNHLHVLPLIGFCCDSDDVYRLYLVSKYMSNGSLDYHLHNENYDTPLTWNLRLQICIGVAKGLNYLHTGIASQIITHGKMKPNKILLDENWIPKVSGYGLWKLGTSGINKDNYLRSQELVPPFDFWETWAYLSPEQKAQEQLTPKADVYSMGVVLLNVLFDWRQIIMTLARLNNAQDVVKRLESALELQINHTWNFFDDEINQLECALQIQLQTNHAWRLDVDGNDHIGMSTWRLDGNDDDHIGMSAWSLNGDNDDLRMNSWISNLDDTQMSIPNYDFDSIEIVR from the exons ATGCAACTTTTTCAACTCCCTGTATTCCTCATTATAGGTCTTTGCTCCTGCTTTTCACTTGCTCCCCAGTTTCTTGCTTCAGTCGCAACTCCCACTGAGAATTCCGTATACAAGCTGGCTGTTGCAGACCTCCTCTCCCCAACTCAAGAAGATCATACTTCTCCAATTCCAAAACTGCAAAAAGCTGTTCCAGCTTTTGGCCGAATCAACACGTTTGCAACTTATGCAATTGTAGTAATCACGGTCCTGAATATCGTGATGTATAAGCTTAAACATTCTCATGAAGAGTACCATCGCGAGAGCAATATTCAGCCACCATCATCCTTTGAAAACCAGTGGCGTTTATTTTCAATCAGGGAGATTCTATTAGCTACTCATAACTTTGATGAAAATTTATTTCTTGGGAGAGGTGGATTCGGAAAGGTGTACAAAGGCATTCTCATTGATGGGGCCATGACCACTGTTGCGGTGAAGCGGTTGAATTCTAAATCGAGGCAAGGAGCCAGAGAGTTTTGGACTGAGATTGAGATGCTTTCTAATATTCGACATAGCCATATAGTGTCCCTGATTGGTTATTGCAATGAGAATCATGAAATGATACTTGTCTATGAGTACATGCCTCATGGCACACTGTCTGATCACTTGTATAAGAACAGCAGGAATGGCTCTGTTGCCTTTCAGCCCCTGTCCTGGGAACAACGCTTGAAGATATGTGTTGGCGCAGCACGTGGACTAGATTACCTTCATACTGGGACAGGTCTGCAAAAGAGAGTGATACACCGTGATGTAAAGAGCTCAAACATCCTGTTGGACGAGCATTGGGAGGCAAAAGTTTCTGATTTTGGTTTGTCCAAAATTGGCCCTGCTAATCAATCATGTTCTCATGTGAGCACAAATGTTAAAGGCACACCTGGATATATGGATCCAGAGTATTTCTTGACGCATAGACTGACGAGGAAATCTGATGTCTATGCATTTGGAGTTGTATTATTTGAAGTGTTGTGCGGAAGGCGTGCTTTGGATCTGAAAATTGACAAGGACCAGCGAGCCCTAGCACAATATGCTCATCGGTGCATTCAAGAAGGAACAATAGATCAGATCATTGATTCTAGTCTCAGAGGACAAATCTCGAAAGATTGTCTACAGGTGTTTGTAGATATTGGTGACCAGTGCTTGCATTATCAGCAACGTAAGCGCCCTACAATGTCGGATGTGGTTGCAAAGCTTGAATTTGCTATGGAGTTAGTGAAGAAAACAGAGTCGTCGATAGACTACGCATTTCCTAGAGATACTAGAAGGGTTGATGACCATCAAGAAAATAACGATACTGTTGGGGTTGTTGAAAATCTAGAGGATGATGTCGGCCTGGTTCTCTGCAATCAAGAGGATGATGCTGTTGTGGTTGTTGAAAATCAAAGAAATTTCCCCTCTTTAAAGAAAAGAGACAAAGGAGTGTTGAAATTTGTTGCTAGAAAGATGTTTAAGGCTATTTTAGTAGTAAGAAGAGGTAAGAAAAATATTGCGGGGCAGAATACAGATGATGGCATTTCTAGTAGTTCAAGACCAACCTATCCAGAGTCATTTACCAATGGGAGGACACTATCTACTGAATCTTCTTCAGCCATAATTCGGTTGTCAGAAGAAACACATATTCCCCAGTTTTCATTTCTCAAGATTCAAGCTGCAACCAACTCTTTCCATGCAGGTCTGGTTCTTACGTATGGCCATCAAGGTATGGTCTTCAAAGGTCATCTTGATAGTGAAGAGGTAGTTATTAAACAGTTGATATTAACAAGTCAAAGAAGAAGGTATCAATCATTCCGCAATGAGATTTTGCACTCTAAGGTCAATCATCTTCACGTGCTACCATTGATTGGATTTTGTTGTGATTCTGATGATGTATATAGGTTATATCTAGTGTCCAAGTATATGTCCAATGGATCACTAGATTATCATCTTCACAACGAAAACTATGATACTCCTTTGACATGGAACTTGAGGCTCCAAATTTGCATTGGGGTTGCCAAAGGTTTAAACTACCTCCACACAGGCATTGCTAGTCAAATTATAACCCACGGCAAAATGAAGCCAAACAAGATCCTCTTAGATGAGAATTGGATACCTAAAGTATCTGGATATGGGTTGTGGAAACTTGGAACCTCTGGTATCAATAAAGATAATTACTTGCGTTCTCAAGAGTTGGTTCCCCCTTTCGATTTTTGGGAAACATGGGCCTACTTGTCCCCAGAGCAAAAAGCGCAGGAACAATTGACTCCAAAAGCAGATGTTTACTCTATGGGCGTTGTACTGTTGAATGTACTGTTTGATTGGAGACAAATTATAATGACTTTGGCTCGTCTTAATAACGCTCAG GATGTGGTGAAGAGGTTAGAGTCTGCACTTGAGTTGCAAATAAATCATACTTGGAATTTTTTTGATGATGAGATCAACCAGCTTGAGTGTGCACTTCAAATTCAACTGCAAACAAACCATGCTTGGAGGTTGGATGTGGATGGTAATGATCATATTGGGATGAGCACATGGAGGCTGGATGGTAACGATGATGATCATATTGGGATGAGTGCATGGAGCCTGAATGGTGATAATGATGATCTTAGGATGAATAGTTGGATCTCTAATCTTGATGATACGCAAATGAGTATTCCAAACTACGATTTTG
- the LOC141718546 gene encoding uncharacterized protein LOC141718546, with the protein MTTLVPTSEEDPALSVVRFTSEISWADAGPEVAEPQVSRLCLEAQECMIAARWLDLASLMLTSADLVFSKASDKDLECIFTVICNLVKKTDSLDEALEMAKLIATKVTQQPNDKPALRLKIMFNLYNLLENQFSRFFVYMKALNLAVNGKVIEHVVPSFKKIDSFLKEWNLGVQDQRELFLSVSNILKESKSPSKDSFKFLTKYLATFSDEDAQTVAEAKEEAVRAVIEFVRTPDMFQCDLLDMPAVAQLEKDAKYELVYQLLKIFLTQKLDAYLEFHLANSSLLKNYGLLHEDCVAKMRLMSLVDLGSSESGHIPYDIIKCTLQIADDEVEGWVVKAITAKLLDCKIDQMNQIIIVGRCTERVFGLNQWQSLRTKLATWRGNIANVISTIEASKVGDDGTQLMQGLAIR; encoded by the exons ATGACGACTCTTGTACCCACTTCCGAAGAAGACCCCGCTCTCTCCGTCGTTCGCTTCACCTCCGAGATCTCCTGGGCCGACGCTGGTCCCGAG GTTGCTGAGCCACAAGTGAGTCGGTTGTGTTTGGAGGCTCAGGAATGTATGATTGCTGCTAGATGGTTGGATTTGGCCTCTCTTATGCTCACTTCCGCTGATTTGGTTTTCTCCAAAGCTTCCGACAAAG ATCTTGAGTGCATTTTTACAGTCATTTGCAATCTTGTTAAGAAGACAGATAGCCTTGATGAAGCACTGGAGATGGCAAAGCTTATTGCCACCAAAGTCACTCAACAGCCTAATGATAAGCCTGCTCTTCGTCTCAAAAT CATGTTCAATTTGTACAACTTATTGGAGAATCAGTTCAGTCGGTTCTTTGTTTACATGAAGGCTCTTAATTTGGCTGTCAATGGGAAGGTCATCGAGCATGTTGTTCCCTCTTTCAAGAAAATTGATAGTTTCCTCAAGGAGTGGAATCTTGGGGTTCAGGATCAGAGAGAACTCTTTCTCTCCGTCTCCAATATTCTGAAAGAAAGTAAAAG CCCGTCTAAGGATTCTTTCAAGTTTCTGACCAAATATTTAGCAACCTTTTCTGATGAAGATGCACAGACTGTGGCAGAAGCTAAAGAAGAAGCAGTACGAGCTGTTATCGAATTTGTGAGAACACCAGACATGTTCCAG TGCGATTTGCTTGATATGCCTGCTGTGGCCCAATTGGAGAAAGATGCTAAATATGAGTTAGTATATCAGCTTCTAAAGATCTTCCTGACTCAGAAGCTAGATGCATACTTGGAATTCCATTTAGCAAATTCTTCGTTGCTGAAAAATTATG GCCTTCTCCACGAGGATTGTGTAGCAAAGATGAGATTGATGTCGTTGGTCGATCTTGGTTCAAGTGAGTCTGGTCATATTCCCTATGATATAATCAAATGTACGCTACAA ATTGCTGATGATGAGGTTGAAGGATGGGTTGTAAAGGCAATCACCGCCAAGTTGTTGGACTGTAAGATTGATCAGATGAATCAAATAATCATTGTGGG TCGGTGCACCGAGCGAGTGTTTGGATTGAATCAGTGGCAGTCTCTCCGGACAAAGCTGGCAACATGGAGG GGTAACATTGCAAATGTAATATCCACAATTGAAGCAAGCAAGGTGGGGGATGACGGCACACAATTAATGCAGGGATTGGCCATACGTTGA